A window of the Lactuca sativa cultivar Salinas chromosome 7, Lsat_Salinas_v11, whole genome shotgun sequence genome harbors these coding sequences:
- the LOC111880829 gene encoding protein LONG AFTER FAR-RED 3, with product MNTRLLASASFVLLLSLLLSLHLHNNHNESSWSNRLWWLSSKSSFSSGIADADLLVTNGTIYTSDSSLPFANSMAIRDGRIIRIGNYSFVREMSGYGTKELNLEGKLVVPGFIDSHVHLLFGGLQMARVEVRGVKTKKDFIEKVKEAVKNMKEGSWLLGGGWNNDLWGGELPSASWIDDITPHHPVWLSRMDGHMGLANSLALKIAGVTSNMQDPVGGTISRNANGEPTGLMIDSAMKVVLSCIPEVSVEERRQALDRASRYALMRGVTTVVDLGRYFPGASLEHSWEDFEDVYKWADLSGRMMIRVCLFFPMPTWSRLLDIIQKTGRRLSQWIFLGGVKAFSDGSLGSNSALFHEPYADEPWNIGLQVTDMESLSNMTVQSDKYGLQVAIHAIGDKANDLILDMYKSVVSINGKRDRRFRIEHAQHLSHGSAAKFGEQGIIASVQPDHLLDDADSAIRKIGVERAQKGSYLFQTLLTSNALVAFGSDWPVAEINPLNSIKTAVKRRPPGWDKPWNLGECMKLTDALNAHTISAAEACFLDEEIGSLSSGKMADFVVLNAHTLDDLITQEETSLVAATYVGGVQAYP from the exons ATGAATACTCGTCTCCTCGCCTCAGCTTCATTCGTTCTTCTTCTCTCCCTCCTACTCTCACTTCATCTCCACAATAATCACA ATGAATCCAGCTGGAGCAACCGATTATGGTGGCTATCATCGAAATCATCCTTCTCTTCAGGAATTGCTGATGCTGACCTGTTGGTGACCAATGGGACGATATACACCAGCGATTCCTCTCTCCCTTTTGCTAATTCCATGGCTATTCGTGACGGGAGAATAATCCGTATTGGCAACTATTCGTTTGTTCGG GAAATGTCTGGATATGGAACAAAAGAGTTAAATCTTGAGGGGAAACTTGTTGTTCCTGGATTTATTGATTCTCATGTCCACTTGCTTTTTGGAGGACTCCAG ATGGCACGTGTAGAAGTTCGAGGTGTCAAGACAAAAAAAGACTTCATTGAAAAGGTTAAAGAAGCAGTGAAAA ACATGAAAGAAGGTTCTTGGTTGTTGGGTGGTGGATGGAATAATGATCTTTGGGGAGGAGAATTGCCATCAGCATCTTGGATTGATGATATCACACCTCATCATCCT GTATGGCTTTCAAGAATGGATGGCCACATGGGATTGGCTAACTCTTTAGCTCTAAAAATAGCTGGAGTCACAAGTAACATGCAAGATCCAGTTGGTGGAACTATTAGCAGAAATGCAAATGGAG AACCTACAGGCCTTATGATTGATTCTGCAATGAAAGTTGTTCTTTCATGCATTCCAGAAGTTTCTGTTGAAGAAAGAAGGCAAGCATTGGATAGAGCTAGTAGGTATGCATTGATGAGGGGTGTCACAACGGTTGTTGATTTAGGAAGATATTTTCCTGGAGCATCACTAGAACATTCATGGGAGGATTTTGAAG ATGTTTACAAATGGGCTGATTTATCAGGAagaatgatgattagggtttgcCTTTTCTTTCCAATGCCAACATGGTCACGTTTGCTT GATATAATACAAAAAACAGGACGTAGGCTGAGCCAATGGATATTCTTAGGTGGTGTTAAAGCCTTTTCTGATGGATCCTTAGGATCTAACAGTGCACTTTTTCACGAG CCATATGCTGATGAGCCTTGGAATATTGGTCTCCAAGTTACAGATATGGAAAGCTTATCTAATATGACTGTTCAATCCGATAAATATGGcctccag GTTGCTATTCATGCTATTGGAGACAAGGCCAATGACTTGATCTTGGACATGTATAAATCAGTTGTTTCAATAAATGGGAAGAGAGATCGGAGATTTCGG ATTGAACATGCTCAACATTTGAGTCATGGAAGTGCAGCCAAGTTTGGTGAACAAGGGATTATTGCTTCAGTGCAG CCAGATCATTTGCTGGACGATGCTGACTCAGCAATTAGAAAAATCGGGGTAGAGAGGGCGCAGAAAGGATCTTATTTGTTTCAGACACTCCTTACTAGCaatgcacttgttgcatttggttCTGATTGGCCA GTAGCAGAAATCAATCCTTTGAATAGCATAAAGACTGCAGTTAAAAGGAGGCCTCCTGGTTGGGATAAACCTTGGAATTTAGGCGAGTGCATGAAGCTTACGGATGCATTAAATGC GCATACTATTTCAGCTGCTGAAGCATGCTTTCTTGATGAGGAAATCGGGTCATTATCTTCTGGAAAAATGGCTGATTTTGTGGTGCTGAATGCACATACTTTGGATGACTTAATAACACAAGAAGAAACCTCTTTGGTTGCAGCTACATATGTTGGTGGTGTGCAAGCTTATCCTTGA
- the LOC111880711 gene encoding phosphatidylinositol 4-phosphate 5-kinase 6, giving the protein MNNVLKAWEVKVKKSQASAKKRAATMFTTMSVAHVDEEASDIQVSHVEKIFSNGDIYIGQWVAENYPHGDGKYLWSDGCMYVGEWCKGKSNGKGKFSWPSGATYEGQFKNSYIDGEGTFTGSLNDTYKGFWVMNKKHGKGKESYGNGDHYEGNWRKGLHDGQGTYQWNSGHQYIGQWKKGKMNGNGIMIWSNGNRFDGNWEGGLPSSHKDLDPLLLFSVEMSECVIHEAESPSVFPSEKMFSWSKGESKHHKHHKQQIRINSKNENKGRRQSVSVDERVTNHEECIRGLGINLQPVERQGVTICKGHKNYELMLNLQLGIRHSVGRPAPSKSVDLKATGFDTEEKLWTKFPPEGSKHTPPHQSCDFRWKDYCPFVFRTLRKLFNVDPAEYMLSICGDEALRELSSPGKSGSFFYMTHDDKYMIKTMKKAEVKVLKRMLPSYFEHVKAYENTLVTKFFGLHCVKLSGTSQKKVRFVIMGNLFHTNVRINRRFDLKGSSHGRITDKPESQIDANTTLKDLDLNFIFRLQNDWFQDFCRQVEKDLEFLEHERIMDYSLLVGVSFRESNQELENSNSEPNSTGTSPRVSSADTDTSITSLNPTRWASVRLGMNMPARVESTVRSHQNQLVGEATGEFYDVILFFGIIDILQNYDINKKFEHAYKSLQFDPTSISAVDPIQYAKRFRDFIFSVFKEDD; this is encoded by the exons ATGAACAACGTTCTGAAGGCCTGGGAAGTGAAAGTTAAGAAATCACAGGCATCTGCTAAGAAAAGAGCAGCGACTATGTTCACAACAATGTCTGTAGCCCATGTAGATGAAGAAGCTAGCGACATACAAGTTTCCCATGTCGAAAAGATCTTCTCCAATGGCGACATCTATATTGGTCAATGGGTTGCAGAAAACTACCCTCATGGAGATGGAAAGTACTTATGGTCAGATGGGTGTATGTATGTTGGCGAGTGGTGTAAAGGTAAGAGTAATGGTAAAGGTAAATTTAGTTGGCCTTCAGGTGCTACTTATGAAGGTCAATTCAAGAACAGTTATATAGATGGTGAGGGTACTTTTACAGGTTCTTTAAATGATACTTACAAAGGTTTTTGGGTGATGAACAAGAAACATGGAAAAGGGAAAGAGAGTTATGGTAATGGTGATCACTATGAAGGGAATTGGAGAAAGGGATTACATGATGGACAAGGGACATATCAATGGAATAGTGGTCATCAGTATATAGGGCAATGGAAGAAGGGAAAGATGAACGGGAATGGAATCATGATTTGGAGTAATGGAAATCGGTTTGATGGGAATTGGGAAGGTGGATTACCGAGTTCTCATAAAGATTTGGATCCTCTTTTGTTATTTTCAGTTGAAATGAGTGAATGTGTGATTCATGAGGCGGAATCCCCTTCTGTATTCCCTTCTGAGAAGATGTTTAGTTGGTCAAAAGGTGAAAGCAAACACCACAAGCATCACAAACAACAAATTCGGATAAATTCCAAAAATGAAAACAAAGGTAGGAGACAATCTGTTTCTGTTGATGAAAGAGTCACAAATCATGAAGAATGTATTCgtggtttaggaattaatctacAACCAGTAGAGAGACAAGGTGTCACAATATGCAAAGGTCACAAGAATTATGAACTCATGCTCAATTTACAGCTTGGAATAAG ACATTCTGTAGGGAGACCTGCACCAAGTAAATCTGTTGATTTGAAGGCTACGGGTTTTGATACTGAAGAAAAGTTATGGACAAAATTTCCTCCGGAAGGTTCCAAACATACGCCACCTCACCAATCATGTGATTTTAGATGGAAAGATTACTGTCCATTTGTTTTCAGGACTTTAAGGAAACTATTCAATGTGGATCCAGCTGAATACATGTTATCGATTTGTGGGGATGAGGCTCTTCGGGAGTTATCTTCACCTGGAAAAAGTGGAAGCTTTTTTTACATGACACATGATGACAAGTACATGATCAAGACAATGAAAAAAGCCGAAGTCAAA GTATTAAAGAGGATGCTTCCATCGTATTTTGAGCATGTGAAAGCGTATGAAAACACTCTTGTGACCAAGTTTTTCGGATTACATTGTGTGAAGTTGAGTGGAACTTCTCAAAAGAAG GTGCGATTTGTTATTATGGGAAATTTGTTCCATACGAATGTACGGATTAACAGGCGGTTTGACTTGAAAGGATCTTCACATGGCCGAATAACAGATAAACCCGAGTCTCAAATCGATGCAAATACCACTCTCAAAGATCTTGATCTTAATTTCATCTTCCGCTTACAGAATGATTGGTTTCAAGACTTCTGTAG GCAAGTGGAGAAAGACCTCGAGTTTCTTGAACACGAAAGAATTATGGATTATAGTCTTTTAGTTGGTGTAAGCTTTCGTGAATCCAATCAAGAATTAGAAAATTCAAATTCTGAACCGAATAGCACAGGGACTTCTCCTAGGGTTTCTTCAGCCGATACTGACACTTCTATCACTTCTCTCAATCCCACAAG GTGGGCATCCGTGAGGCTTGGAATGAACATGCCAGCACGGGTCGAATCAACGGTTAGAAGTCATCAAAATCAATTAGTGGGAGAAGCAACGGGGGAATTTTATGATGTCATATTATTTTTTGGTATAATAGATATACTACAAAATTATGACATCAATAAGAAGTTTGAACACGCGTATAAATCATTGCAGTTTGACCCGACTTCCATCTCGGCTGTTGACCCGATACAATACGCGAAACGTTTTCGGGATTTTATATTTAGTGTTTTTAAAGAAGACGATTAA
- the LOC111880783 gene encoding protein CHUP1, chloroplastic, whose amino-acid sequence MGRGKIAIRRIYNSTNRQVTFSKRRNGLLKKAKELAILCDVEFVAITEFLQENLEKGVVNNVEVDVLQLRRLNVELHLQKRILCCRISSMESQLVSLAKDSENEFIQKIKSEASILRQINEDLCKQVEDLQVSQLNEVDELVYLRWVNSCLKNELQKSTFFTSDISSSPASVEWRNPYVSSDETSEHGSTQKRLSSIKKWKNGMF is encoded by the exons ATGGGTAGAGGAAAGATTGCAATCAGGAGAATATACAACTCAACCAATAGGCAAGTGACGTTCTCAAAGAGACGGAATGGGTTACTGAAGAAAGCAAAAGAGTTAGCCATTTTATGTGATGTTGAATTCGTCGCCATCACAGAATTT TTACAAGAAAATCTAGAGAAGGGAGTTGTTAACAATGTCGAGGTAGATGTTCTTCAATTAAGACGACTGAATGTCGAGCTTCATCTTCAAAAGAGAATTCTTTGTTGCAGGATTTCATCAATGGAGTCTCAGCTAGTTTCCTTAGCAAAAGATTCTGAG AATGAATTTATCCAAAAGATCAAATCCGAAGCATCCATATTACGACAAATAAACGAAGATTTATGCAAACAAGTTGAAGATCTACAGGTAAGTCAATTGAACGAAGTTGATGAGCTTGTTTATCTTAGATGGGTCAATTCCTGTCTCAAAAACGAGCTTCAAAAGTCGACTTTTTTTACTTCTGATATATCTTCAAGCCCAGCTTCTGTTGAATGGCGTAATCCTTATGTATCAAGTGATGAAACTTCTGAACATGGTAGCACTCAAAAGAGATTAAGTTCGATTAAAAAGTGGAAAAATGGTATGTTTTAG